A genomic segment from Nicotiana tabacum cultivar K326 chromosome 7, ASM71507v2, whole genome shotgun sequence encodes:
- the LOC107790724 gene encoding F-box/kelch-repeat protein At3g23880, producing MEKTSEGTNLLPQELSQELIIEILVRLPVKCLLKFRCVSKLWLSLISNTEFHKTRVNFSIKNPKMTDYTIAGVASVSGLGKICHVYTIKCENSFITAAKHGCPPKSLPLSAWLLGSCNGLVCLTSDSYTLMLLNPCTGNFNVFPDTMSQYKVGAGGCYVRYGFGYDASIEDYKVVKIFSFPQNEGRHENIVKVYSLKANSWSTIQGFNSGCINGMVGVFANGALHWDVCHPHISRASSEIVTLDFAAQRYGQIALPSYEDRGVYWTLGVSRGRLVACCNYETNKADMWVMKEYGVEKSWTKLVAISLPVDRRVDITPLYVAENGDVLLKLGTELILYNPRNASFKRLADYVSGDFLQVQVATYLESLTSPHI from the coding sequence ATGGAGAAAACATCTGAAGGAACAAACCTTTTACCCCAAGAATTATCACAAGAACTAATCATTGAAATTCTGGTCAGGTTACCTGTCAAATGCCTCTTGAAATTCAGGTGTGTTTCAAAATTATGGCTTTCTTTAATCTCAAATACAGAATTCCACAAAACCCGTGTCAATTTTTCCATAAAGAACCCCAAAATGACTGATTATACAATTGCTGGTGTAGCCTCAGTCTCTGGTTTAGGTAAAATCTGCCATGTTTACACCATAAAGTGTGAAAATTCATTTATTACTGCGGCTAAACATGGTTGTCCTCCTAAATCTTTGCCTCTCTCGGCTTGGCTTTTGGGTTCTTGCAATGGTTTAGTTTGTTTAACTAGTGACTCATATACACTAATGCTATTGAATCCATGTACTGGAAATTTTAATGTATTTCCTGATACAATGTCTCAGTATAAAGTTGGTGCTGGTGGTTGTTATGTTAGATATGGATTTGGTTATGATGCATCTATTGAAGATTATAAGGTTGTCAAGATCTTTAGTTTTCCTCAAAATGAAGGCAGACATGAGAACATAGTTAAGGTTTATAGCTTAAAGGCTAATTCTTGGTCAACTATTCAGGGTTTTAATAGTGGTTGTATAAATGGAATGGTgggtgtgtttgcaaatggggctcTTCATTGGGATGTTTGCCATCCTCATATTTCACGTGCTTCTTCGGAGATTGTTACTTTGGATTTCGCTGCACAGAGATATGGACAAATAGCACTGCCTAGTTATGAAGATCGGGGCGTTTATTGGACATTAGGCGTTTCAAGAGGGCGTTTAGTTGCTTGTTGCAACTATGAAACAAATAAGGCAGATATGTGGGTGATGAAGGAGTATGGTGTCGAGAAATCCTGGACTAAGTTGGTTGCCATCTCGTTGCCTGTTGACCGTAGAGTTGATATCACTCCATTGTATGTGGCAGAGAACGGTGATGTTCTTTTGAAGCTTGGCACAGAGCTAATACTGTACAATCCAAGGAATGCATCATTCAAGCGACTTGCCGATTATGTGTCGGGTGATTTCCTTCAAGTTCAAGTGGCCACCTACTTAGAGAGCCTTACTTCACCTCATATTTAG